Proteins encoded together in one Planctomyces sp. SH-PL14 window:
- a CDS encoding GH36-type glycosyl hydrolase domain-containing protein, with translation MTSAPTVSGPQADDTLYIHPSDFAYRGELYSFEHLMAHAVDLAGSLKTDASVQDAPEFRSRFSENAEFLKEANRTLARGARDGDPVTPDTQWLLDNFYVVEEQLRQIQEDLPASYFRELPKLSSGEPRIHRLALELVTHTDSVLDQGTIVEFIRRFQAVAPLSIGEVWAIPIMFRLVLVENLRRLSAQMLKMKRCRELAHRLADEWQGGDRLPPALDTDRRNPQLILQVLGVVRECAPDQIVRLATLEQLVHHRFPGTHDLLREEHQRQAVNQVSVGNVITSMRLLSATDWETFFEETSLAEQILRRDPAGVYPRMDFESRDRYRHIVERLAKRSGRTDAEVAEMVVRRSASIVGAASSVGVTPVGASPAVVHDDPRSHVGYWLVGEGQDAFVEQVGYARKFGERILRTFARKPSATFFTSVIGITVLGTLLTGIVAAKLLGGPWIALLLAIVSILPWSEVAVLATNLFVTHVMPPRVLPKLELKDGVPSEYRTIVVIPSMLSGAGEIDSLVSRLEMHAIANPEPNVTYALLTDFTDADAESLPRDADLVRRAVEGIRTLNERYGQDGRGPFYLFHRSRRWNPVAKVWMGWERKRGKLMEFNALLRGAKETTYTTIEGDLPALLGPNGVSDIQFVITLDADTQLPFGTARKMIGTLAHILNRPQVSPDGSCLKHGYTILQPRVSVHLADGNRSWYSRIFAHGKGLDPYASAASDVYQDLFGEGSFTGKGIYDLNAFETVLHGAFPENTILSHDLIEGCHVRVGLVSDIELIDGFPMRYDADLRRQHRWVRGDWQIAPWLFGRVPSLTGDRANRLSLLSKWKIFDNLRRSVVAPLVMALLILGWFLAPQGAWWWTGIGVLTIGFPLFGGLATSLWGLFRTSEPLSHLRSSGLDLGRSFVRTYIHMSLLPHRALLMVDAIARTIHRVTRSRARMLEWETAAAVDQRLGQSRKPIYVKLWPLPALAIALAFLLPTAALVPAAIWLVAWLTGPLVAHVISQPLHRKAPEFTAEQKLWLRHIARKTWFWFECMVGPRTNWLPPDNFQEYPQAKLAERISPTNEGLYLTSGLVARDFGFLGLHGLVEGWEKNLATWSNLEKFHGHFYNWYETSNVQPLRPRYISTVDSGNLAACFLVIKTGTADLLQAPVFSPAQWDGLKDTAFLVADSIRHLRRSLGKAHPPAFDRMANAFEEFQGTFQTCPVSLVEWNTTVKGWKTHRAALNVANLALLSDESFPADDLRTAVDILIQHLDGLEEDRLTLLAWADALPAALPLHDGPEVEAAADAVTRCWLRLRKELSQANSPQRLAAIAGVTAPLVSELESLTSAQPQETRAALHTQFETLKTALERTSQGAAALVARYDAVAAHCESLALGMQFEFLYNPQRRLFAIGYNLEDDRLDRSHYDMLCSEARLTSFVAIAKGDVPARHWFQLGRSATYSAGQLGLLSWGGTMFEFLMPVLFQKWYPGSLIAQACQTAVARQRQYGNSLGIPWGVSESAFASLATNLDYQYQSFGVPGLGLKRGLSDDRVVAPYATLLALPIAPQEAYANLHRLEAEGGLGVWGFYDAIEFTPERVPVNRRSVPVRCYMAHHQGMGLNALANVLMDSSLPRRFHAHPLIRASELLLQEKVPDGPPIIMPHEDETEVVHVAPASVEIVARRMGGWDSARPRTHLLSNGRYSVMVTDTGGGSSTMGDVAVTRFRPDNTRDQWGQFLYLRDLATNRVWSPTYQPTCATPDAYEITYAIDKAEFRRLDGELETLYEVTVCPENQVEVRQLRLVNHGSEERVIEITSYAEIALCPQAADLAHPAFQKLFVETEYVPGETALIARRRPRDLKQQPLWGVHVLSCADAHGQDIQFETSRANFLGRGCTPRAPQALDPGTRLSGTVGIVLDPIFSLRCKVRVPAESSVVVAFTTGVAQTRDEALRVADQYHDLRGVQRAFELAWAYNQVNLHHLQMTAARAQRFQRLASSLIFPDPILRGPQQSIRLNRQGQNGLWRFGISGDRTILLVRVSEQDQVEFVQELAQGRRYWESLGLHIDLVVLNELPGSYFDELQEQLQRLAGDSHRPGGGTAVFTIRAAQITAEDRYLLESAAAIVVDARRGWANFTPAPAPAAAPKPAEKTEGAKPAVKGPHRNLAIGSQSPIKEFAPHERAATTGRGSESGSRSEARESLQFWNGTGGFTGDGREYRMFLESRAVPPMPWSNVIANPRFGCLVTESGGGYTWAENSRENKLTAWSNDPVIDPPAEQIFIRDEKSGDLWTAVPGPRSAHRSVEVHHGQGYSRFLHSAQGLEHELRISIAPDAPVKFSCLKLRNRSDLPRELSVTCYAEFVLGVTRDQSRMFLVTDVDPETRALLVRNSYHPDYPDQVAFLQVLSLNRSVTGDREEFWGRNAHPQRPAALLHPGELARKIGPGFDPCGAIQTTVSIPAGEEVEVVFLLGSGQDRAEAQSLLHRFNTPHAVHSAMQQTREVWTDVTETVQVKTPSPALDLLVNHWLVYQVLSCRVWGRSAFYQSGGAYGFRDQLQDVMAAVYSRPGVAREQILRAAARQFVEGDVQHWWHPPGGRGTRTRFSDDLLWLPLVVAHYVGVTGDRTVLDEIVPFIRSPLLRPDEHERYEQPSPAGEESSVYDHCLRTLDRGFTSGPHGLPLMGCGDWNDGMNKVGEGGQGESVWVGWFLLVLLDRFLPVMEERGDHELAQQYRQKTVALRQSLESQAWDGEWYRRAFFDDGTPLGSRENDECQIDSLAQTWAVFAEADPERTDQALSAVLERLVDERLKLVKLFDPPFDKTELDPGYIKGYLPGVRENGGQYTHAVLWLIQALVQKGRGAEAMRIFDLINPVRHAASPEGVRTYQVEPYVVAADVYSVDPHGGRGGWTWYTGSAAWTYRAALESILGLRVREGTVSFEPCVPPEWGEFEVRMRRGTTTWVFKVVPGHDEESAEAFDPASNRFTLVEDGQEHRITVHVPNGRGGDVRRDGEESADAVRAEERGS, from the coding sequence ATGACCAGCGCCCCCACCGTCTCCGGTCCCCAGGCAGACGACACGCTCTACATTCACCCCAGCGACTTTGCTTATCGCGGCGAGCTCTACAGCTTTGAGCACCTGATGGCCCACGCCGTCGACCTGGCGGGGTCGCTCAAGACCGACGCTTCGGTCCAGGATGCTCCCGAGTTCCGCTCCCGCTTCTCCGAGAATGCCGAGTTCCTCAAGGAAGCGAACCGGACTCTCGCCCGCGGCGCGCGCGATGGCGACCCGGTCACCCCCGACACCCAGTGGCTGCTCGACAACTTCTACGTCGTCGAAGAGCAGCTCCGGCAGATCCAGGAGGACCTTCCCGCCTCCTACTTCCGCGAACTCCCCAAGCTCTCCAGCGGCGAGCCGCGGATCCATCGCCTGGCCCTCGAACTGGTGACGCACACCGACAGCGTTCTCGACCAGGGGACGATCGTCGAGTTCATCCGCCGCTTCCAGGCGGTCGCCCCGCTCTCGATCGGCGAGGTGTGGGCCATTCCGATCATGTTCCGGCTGGTGCTCGTCGAGAACCTGCGGCGGCTCTCCGCCCAGATGCTGAAGATGAAACGCTGCCGCGAGCTGGCGCACCGGCTGGCGGACGAGTGGCAGGGGGGAGACCGCCTGCCGCCGGCGCTCGACACCGACCGCCGCAACCCGCAGCTCATCCTGCAGGTCCTGGGGGTGGTCCGCGAGTGCGCGCCCGACCAGATCGTCCGGCTGGCGACGCTCGAACAGCTCGTCCATCACCGCTTCCCCGGGACGCACGACCTCCTCCGCGAAGAGCATCAGCGGCAGGCGGTCAATCAGGTCTCGGTCGGCAACGTCATCACCAGCATGCGGCTGTTGTCCGCGACCGACTGGGAGACGTTCTTCGAGGAGACGAGCCTCGCCGAGCAGATCCTGCGGCGCGATCCGGCGGGGGTTTATCCCCGGATGGATTTCGAAAGCCGCGACCGCTACCGGCACATCGTCGAGCGGCTGGCGAAGCGGTCCGGACGGACCGATGCCGAAGTCGCCGAGATGGTCGTCCGGCGGTCCGCCTCGATCGTCGGAGCGGCGTCGTCGGTCGGCGTCACGCCGGTCGGAGCGTCGCCCGCTGTTGTCCATGACGATCCCCGCTCGCACGTCGGCTACTGGCTGGTCGGCGAAGGACAGGATGCGTTCGTGGAGCAGGTCGGCTACGCGCGGAAGTTCGGCGAACGGATCCTCCGGACCTTCGCCCGGAAGCCGTCGGCCACCTTCTTTACCTCCGTCATCGGGATCACGGTCCTCGGCACGCTGCTGACCGGGATCGTCGCCGCCAAACTCCTCGGCGGACCGTGGATCGCGCTGCTGCTGGCGATCGTCTCGATCCTCCCGTGGTCGGAAGTCGCGGTGCTGGCGACGAACCTGTTCGTCACGCACGTCATGCCGCCGCGGGTCCTGCCGAAGCTCGAGCTCAAGGACGGGGTCCCGTCCGAGTACCGGACGATCGTCGTCATCCCCTCGATGCTGAGCGGAGCGGGGGAGATCGACTCGCTCGTCAGCCGGCTCGAGATGCACGCCATCGCCAACCCCGAGCCCAACGTCACCTATGCGCTGCTGACCGACTTCACGGACGCCGATGCCGAAAGCCTCCCCCGCGATGCCGACCTGGTCCGCCGGGCGGTCGAGGGGATCCGGACGCTCAATGAGCGGTACGGCCAGGACGGACGGGGACCGTTCTACCTGTTCCACCGCAGCCGCCGCTGGAACCCCGTCGCCAAGGTCTGGATGGGCTGGGAGCGGAAGCGCGGCAAGCTGATGGAGTTCAACGCCCTCCTCCGCGGCGCGAAGGAGACCACGTACACGACGATCGAAGGGGATCTCCCCGCGCTTCTCGGTCCGAACGGCGTCTCCGACATCCAGTTCGTGATTACGCTGGACGCCGATACGCAGCTGCCGTTCGGCACCGCGCGGAAGATGATCGGGACGCTGGCCCACATCCTGAACCGCCCGCAGGTCAGCCCGGACGGGAGCTGCCTCAAGCACGGCTACACGATCCTTCAGCCCCGCGTCAGCGTTCATCTCGCGGACGGCAACCGCTCGTGGTACTCGCGGATCTTCGCCCACGGCAAGGGGCTCGACCCCTATGCCTCGGCCGCCTCGGACGTCTATCAAGATCTCTTCGGCGAAGGGAGTTTCACGGGGAAGGGGATCTACGACCTCAACGCCTTTGAGACCGTCCTCCACGGGGCGTTCCCCGAGAACACGATTCTCAGCCACGACCTGATCGAAGGCTGTCACGTCCGGGTCGGGCTCGTCTCGGACATTGAGCTGATCGACGGCTTCCCGATGCGGTACGACGCCGACCTGCGGCGGCAGCACCGCTGGGTCCGCGGCGACTGGCAGATCGCGCCGTGGCTCTTCGGCCGCGTGCCGTCGCTCACCGGCGACCGCGCGAACCGGCTGTCGCTCCTCTCGAAGTGGAAGATCTTCGACAACCTCCGTCGCAGCGTCGTGGCGCCGCTCGTGATGGCGCTGCTGATCCTCGGCTGGTTCCTCGCTCCGCAGGGGGCGTGGTGGTGGACCGGGATCGGGGTGCTGACGATCGGGTTCCCGCTCTTCGGCGGTCTTGCGACGTCGCTCTGGGGACTGTTCCGCACGAGCGAGCCGCTCTCCCATCTCCGGTCCTCGGGGCTCGACCTGGGACGGTCGTTCGTCCGGACCTATATCCACATGAGCCTGCTGCCGCACCGCGCGCTGCTCATGGTCGACGCCATCGCCCGCACGATCCACCGCGTGACGCGGTCCCGCGCCCGGATGCTCGAATGGGAGACCGCGGCGGCGGTCGACCAGCGGCTCGGACAGAGCCGCAAGCCGATCTACGTGAAGCTCTGGCCGCTCCCGGCCCTGGCGATCGCGCTCGCCTTCCTGCTGCCGACCGCGGCGCTCGTCCCCGCGGCGATCTGGCTCGTGGCGTGGCTGACCGGGCCGCTCGTGGCGCATGTCATCAGCCAGCCGCTCCACCGGAAGGCTCCCGAGTTCACCGCGGAGCAGAAGCTCTGGCTGCGGCACATCGCCCGCAAGACCTGGTTCTGGTTCGAGTGCATGGTCGGACCGCGGACGAACTGGCTCCCGCCCGACAACTTCCAGGAGTACCCGCAGGCGAAGCTCGCCGAGCGGATCTCGCCGACGAACGAAGGCCTGTACCTCACGTCGGGGCTCGTCGCCCGGGACTTCGGCTTCCTCGGCCTGCACGGGCTCGTCGAAGGGTGGGAGAAGAACCTCGCCACGTGGTCGAACCTCGAGAAGTTCCACGGCCACTTCTACAACTGGTACGAGACCAGCAACGTCCAGCCGCTCCGGCCGCGATACATCTCGACGGTCGACAGCGGGAACCTGGCCGCCTGCTTCCTCGTCATCAAGACCGGGACCGCCGACCTCCTCCAGGCTCCGGTCTTCAGCCCGGCCCAGTGGGACGGGCTGAAGGACACGGCGTTCCTGGTGGCGGACAGCATCCGGCACCTGCGGCGGTCGCTCGGGAAGGCGCATCCGCCGGCGTTCGACCGGATGGCGAACGCCTTCGAAGAGTTCCAGGGGACCTTCCAGACCTGCCCCGTCTCGCTCGTCGAGTGGAATACGACGGTCAAGGGGTGGAAGACGCACCGGGCGGCCCTCAACGTCGCCAACCTGGCGCTGCTGAGCGACGAGTCATTCCCGGCCGACGACCTGCGGACCGCGGTCGACATCCTGATCCAGCATCTCGACGGCCTCGAAGAGGACCGCCTGACGCTGCTGGCCTGGGCCGATGCGCTCCCCGCCGCCCTGCCGCTGCACGACGGTCCCGAAGTGGAGGCGGCGGCCGATGCCGTCACCCGCTGCTGGCTGCGGCTGCGGAAGGAACTGAGCCAGGCGAACTCGCCGCAGCGGCTCGCCGCGATCGCCGGCGTCACGGCGCCGCTCGTCTCGGAGCTGGAGAGCCTCACGTCGGCCCAGCCGCAGGAAACCCGGGCCGCGCTCCACACGCAGTTTGAGACCCTGAAGACCGCTCTCGAGCGGACCTCGCAGGGGGCGGCCGCGCTCGTCGCCCGCTATGACGCCGTCGCGGCGCACTGCGAGTCGCTCGCGCTCGGGATGCAGTTCGAGTTCCTCTACAACCCGCAGCGGCGGCTGTTCGCCATCGGCTACAACCTCGAGGACGACCGCCTCGACCGCTCGCACTACGACATGCTCTGCTCGGAGGCCCGCCTCACCAGCTTCGTCGCCATCGCCAAGGGGGACGTTCCGGCCCGGCACTGGTTCCAGCTCGGACGCTCCGCCACCTACTCCGCCGGACAGCTCGGGCTGCTCTCGTGGGGGGGGACGATGTTCGAGTTCCTCATGCCGGTCCTGTTCCAGAAGTGGTACCCCGGCTCCCTCATCGCCCAGGCGTGCCAGACCGCGGTCGCCCGGCAGCGGCAGTACGGGAACAGCCTCGGCATTCCGTGGGGAGTGTCGGAGTCCGCCTTCGCGTCGCTCGCCACGAACCTCGACTACCAGTACCAGTCGTTCGGCGTCCCGGGGCTCGGCCTCAAGCGGGGGCTCAGCGACGACCGGGTCGTCGCGCCCTACGCCACGCTGCTCGCGCTGCCGATCGCGCCGCAGGAGGCGTACGCCAACCTGCACCGCCTGGAGGCCGAAGGGGGCCTGGGGGTGTGGGGCTTCTATGACGCTATCGAGTTCACGCCGGAGCGGGTTCCGGTCAACCGCCGCTCCGTCCCGGTCCGCTGCTACATGGCGCACCACCAGGGGATGGGACTGAACGCCCTGGCGAACGTCCTGATGGACAGCTCGCTCCCGCGGCGGTTCCACGCCCATCCGCTGATCCGCGCCAGCGAGCTGCTGCTCCAGGAGAAGGTTCCGGACGGTCCGCCGATCATCATGCCGCACGAGGACGAGACCGAAGTGGTCCACGTCGCTCCGGCGAGCGTCGAGATCGTGGCCCGCCGGATGGGGGGCTGGGACTCGGCCCGGCCGCGGACGCACCTGCTCTCGAACGGCCGGTACTCCGTCATGGTGACCGACACCGGCGGCGGATCGAGCACGATGGGGGACGTGGCGGTGACCCGCTTCCGCCCCGACAACACCCGCGACCAGTGGGGACAGTTCCTCTATCTGCGGGACCTCGCGACGAACCGCGTCTGGTCCCCGACGTACCAGCCGACCTGCGCGACGCCGGACGCGTACGAGATCACCTACGCCATCGACAAGGCGGAGTTCCGCCGCCTCGACGGCGAGCTGGAGACGCTCTACGAAGTCACGGTCTGCCCGGAGAACCAGGTCGAGGTCCGGCAGCTGCGGCTCGTGAACCACGGCTCCGAGGAGCGGGTGATCGAGATCACGAGCTACGCCGAGATCGCGCTCTGCCCCCAGGCGGCGGACCTGGCGCATCCCGCCTTCCAGAAGCTGTTCGTCGAGACCGAATACGTTCCCGGCGAGACCGCGCTCATCGCCCGCCGCCGTCCCCGCGACTTGAAGCAGCAGCCGCTGTGGGGGGTGCATGTCCTGTCGTGTGCGGACGCTCACGGCCAGGACATCCAGTTCGAGACGAGCCGGGCGAACTTCCTCGGCCGGGGCTGCACGCCCCGCGCGCCGCAGGCGCTCGACCCCGGAACGCGGCTCAGCGGGACGGTCGGGATCGTTCTCGATCCGATCTTCTCGTTGCGGTGCAAGGTCCGGGTTCCGGCCGAGAGCAGCGTCGTCGTCGCCTTCACGACCGGCGTGGCCCAGACGCGGGATGAGGCGCTCCGCGTCGCCGACCAGTACCACGACCTCCGCGGCGTGCAGCGGGCCTTTGAGCTCGCGTGGGCGTACAACCAGGTCAACCTGCACCACCTCCAGATGACGGCGGCCCGCGCCCAGCGGTTCCAGCGGCTGGCGTCGTCGCTGATCTTCCCCGATCCGATCCTCCGCGGACCGCAGCAGTCGATCCGCCTGAACCGGCAGGGGCAGAACGGCCTGTGGCGGTTCGGGATCTCCGGCGACCGGACGATCCTCCTCGTTCGCGTGAGCGAGCAGGACCAGGTCGAGTTCGTGCAGGAGCTGGCCCAGGGGCGGCGGTACTGGGAGTCGCTCGGACTCCATATCGACCTCGTGGTCCTCAACGAGCTGCCCGGCAGCTACTTCGACGAGCTTCAGGAACAGCTGCAGCGGCTGGCGGGGGACTCGCATCGTCCCGGCGGCGGAACGGCGGTCTTTACGATCCGCGCTGCGCAGATCACGGCGGAGGACCGCTACCTCCTCGAATCGGCGGCGGCGATCGTGGTCGATGCCCGCCGCGGGTGGGCCAACTTCACCCCCGCTCCCGCTCCCGCGGCCGCGCCGAAGCCGGCCGAGAAGACCGAGGGAGCGAAGCCGGCCGTCAAGGGACCGCATCGCAACCTTGCGATCGGCTCGCAGTCGCCGATCAAGGAGTTCGCTCCGCACGAGCGGGCCGCCACCACGGGCCGCGGATCGGAATCCGGTTCTCGCTCGGAAGCCCGCGAGTCCCTCCAGTTCTGGAACGGGACGGGGGGCTTCACGGGGGATGGCCGGGAGTACCGGATGTTCCTGGAAAGCCGGGCGGTCCCGCCGATGCCGTGGTCGAACGTCATCGCCAACCCGCGGTTCGGCTGCCTCGTGACCGAGTCCGGCGGCGGCTACACGTGGGCGGAGAACAGCCGCGAGAACAAGCTCACGGCGTGGTCGAACGACCCGGTCATCGATCCGCCGGCCGAGCAGATCTTCATCCGCGACGAGAAGTCGGGCGACCTGTGGACCGCCGTTCCCGGCCCGCGCTCCGCGCACCGGTCGGTCGAGGTCCATCACGGACAGGGGTATTCGCGGTTCCTGCACTCAGCGCAGGGGCTGGAGCATGAGCTGCGGATCTCGATCGCGCCCGACGCGCCGGTGAAGTTCAGCTGCCTCAAGCTCCGGAACCGGTCCGATCTTCCCCGCGAGCTGTCGGTCACCTGTTACGCCGAGTTCGTCCTCGGGGTGACGCGGGACCAGTCGCGGATGTTCCTCGTGACGGACGTCGATCCCGAGACCCGGGCGCTCCTCGTCCGCAACTCGTACCATCCGGACTACCCGGATCAGGTGGCGTTCCTGCAGGTCCTCTCGCTCAACCGCTCGGTGACCGGCGACCGCGAGGAGTTCTGGGGCCGCAATGCGCATCCGCAGCGTCCGGCGGCGCTCCTCCATCCGGGCGAACTGGCAAGGAAGATCGGACCTGGCTTCGATCCCTGCGGGGCGATCCAGACGACCGTTTCGATCCCGGCCGGGGAAGAGGTGGAGGTCGTGTTCCTGCTCGGCAGCGGTCAGGACCGGGCGGAAGCGCAGTCGCTGCTGCACCGGTTCAACACGCCGCACGCCGTTCACTCCGCGATGCAGCAGACCCGCGAGGTGTGGACCGACGTGACCGAGACGGTGCAGGTCAAGACGCCGAGCCCGGCGCTCGATCTCCTGGTCAATCACTGGCTGGTCTATCAGGTCCTGAGCTGCCGGGTCTGGGGGCGGTCCGCCTTCTACCAGTCCGGCGGGGCGTACGGGTTCCGCGATCAGCTCCAGGACGTAATGGCGGCGGTCTACAGCCGGCCGGGCGTGGCGCGGGAGCAGATCCTGCGGGCGGCCGCGCGGCAGTTCGTCGAAGGGGACGTGCAGCACTGGTGGCATCCGCCGGGGGGACGGGGGACGCGGACGCGGTTCTCCGACGACCTGTTGTGGCTGCCGCTCGTCGTCGCGCACTACGTCGGTGTCACGGGGGACCGGACGGTTCTCGACGAGATCGTTCCGTTCATCCGTTCGCCGCTCCTCCGGCCGGACGAGCACGAGCGGTATGAGCAGCCTTCGCCCGCGGGGGAAGAGTCCTCGGTCTACGACCACTGCCTGCGGACGCTCGACCGCGGCTTCACGAGCGGCCCGCACGGCCTACCGCTCATGGGGTGCGGCGACTGGAACGACGGGATGAACAAGGTGGGCGAAGGGGGGCAGGGGGAGAGTGTGTGGGTGGGGTGGTTCCTGCTCGTGCTGCTCGACCGCTTCCTTCCGGTGATGGAGGAGCGTGGCGATCACGAGCTGGCGCAGCAGTACCGGCAGAAGACGGTGGCGCTGCGGCAGTCTCTGGAGAGCCAGGCGTGGGATGGCGAGTGGTATCGCCGGGCGTTCTTCGACGACGGGACGCCGCTGGGCTCTCGGGAGAACGACGAGTGCCAGATCGATTCGCTGGCCCAGACGTGGGCGGTGTTCGCCGAGGCCGATCCGGAGCGGACGGACCAGGCGCTGTCGGCGGTGCTGGAACGTCTTGTCGATGAGCGGCTGAAGCTGGTGAAGCTGTTTGATCCGCCGTTCGACAAGACGGAGCTCGATCCTGGCTATATCAAGGGGTATCTGCCGGGGGTGCGGGAGAACGGCGGCCAGTACACGCACGCGGTGCTGTGGCTGATCCAGGCGCTCGTCCAGAAGGGGCGGGGGGCGGAGGCGATGCGGATCTTTGATCTCATCAATCCCGTTCGCCACGCGGCGAGTCCCGAGGGGGTCCGGACGTATCAGGTGGAGCCTTACGTAGTGGCGGCGGATGTGTATTCCGTCGATCCGCATGGCGGGCGCGGGGGGTGGACGTGGTACACGGGGTCCGCGGCGTGGACGTATCGGGCGGCGCTGGAGTCGATTCTGGGGCTGCGGGTGCGGGAGGGGACGGTTTCGTTCGAGCCTTGTGTTCCGCCGGAGTGGGGTGAGTTTGAGGTTCGGATGCGGCGGGGGACGACGACCTGGGTGTTCAAGGTGGTCCCTGGTCATGATGAGGAGTCGGCGGAGGCGTTTGATCCGGCGAGCAATCGGTTCACGTTGGTGGAGGATGGTCAGGAGCACCGGATTACGGTGCATGTGCCGAATGGGCGTGGGGGGGATGTGCGTCGGGACGGGGAGGAGTCCGCGGATGCGGTGAGAGCGGAGGAGCGCGGAAGTTAG
- a CDS encoding SirB1 family protein, which produces MDLTEAALEVARDFHNDIDFEGVDAWLDQQAQTLRPQILRTADADEGLQAFCVFMTETLGFRGSAMATCTAEGSFLDSVIANRFGLPISLSILYIALAEKVGISLQGVSSPQHFLCRCDDSPAGPIFVDPFHAGRTMTQIECVSWLKELTGLSVARIKPTLRVASARTIIERMLNNLRNLFLCRKDWRGLRTVQHRLVLLNPCSYAARRDLAYATMKSGRPGAAIDMLEECLTNAPEGERSTVNLMIDEAHRMVARWN; this is translated from the coding sequence GTGGATCTGACCGAGGCGGCCCTTGAGGTCGCCCGCGATTTCCACAACGACATCGACTTCGAGGGGGTCGACGCATGGCTGGACCAGCAGGCCCAGACGTTGCGTCCCCAGATCCTCCGCACGGCCGACGCCGATGAAGGCCTGCAGGCGTTCTGCGTCTTCATGACCGAGACACTCGGCTTCCGCGGTTCGGCCATGGCCACCTGCACCGCCGAGGGAAGCTTTCTCGACTCGGTGATCGCCAACCGTTTCGGCCTGCCGATCTCCCTGTCGATCCTCTACATCGCCTTGGCGGAGAAGGTCGGGATCAGTCTGCAGGGGGTCTCGAGCCCGCAGCATTTCCTCTGTCGTTGCGACGATTCTCCGGCGGGGCCGATCTTCGTCGATCCGTTCCATGCCGGCCGGACGATGACGCAGATCGAATGCGTCTCGTGGCTCAAAGAATTGACCGGTCTTTCCGTAGCCCGGATTAAGCCGACGCTGCGGGTCGCCTCCGCCCGGACGATCATTGAGCGGATGCTCAACAATCTCCGGAACCTGTTCCTCTGCCGGAAGGACTGGCGCGGGCTGCGGACGGTGCAGCACCGGCTCGTGCTTCTGAACCCCTGCTCGTACGCCGCCCGTCGCGATCTGGCTTACGCGACGATGAAGTCCGGCCGTCCGGGTGCGGCGATCGACATGCTCGAAGAGTGCCTTACGAATGCTCCGGAAGGAGAGCGTTCGACGGTCAATCTGATGATCGACGAAGCGCACCGCATGGTCGCCCGCTGGAACTGA